The Toxotes jaculatrix isolate fToxJac2 chromosome 14, fToxJac2.pri, whole genome shotgun sequence genome window below encodes:
- the LOC121193241 gene encoding myocilin-like, with protein sequence MWFQVTFLFLSCLTLLSQSQAEDRASLRRSNDPTGRCHYTFTVASPEESSCSGGSVKPEMDGVLSRLTLLEALVSRLIAGVDGGTGTGIKSNGEEGLQEAYAQVTRERNQLQQDKERLNKQIQELQKRLGKLSQEAESLRQKPCQQTHTSGGAQRESRPASDPAHDFRNGAYQEMKAEVTEVPASHLIPEGNHNFTGCGELLSVGEPVLHRKADSITGKYGVWLQDPEPQGPYYTNKTVWRINAVGKDVRQLFAYEDMDQFTRGFPMKVLVLPEPVESTGATIYRGSLYYQRKRSHTLIRYDLASESLASRLDLPHAGFHGQYPYSWGGYTDIDLAVDEQGLWAIYSTSKAKGAIVISQLDPESLEVKKSWETNIRKNTVANAFMVCGRLYTVASYTAPNTTINYVFDTATSEGRAVAVPFKNKYRYNSMLDYNHAHRKLYAWDNFHMVTYDIRLGRSSHGIS encoded by the exons ATGTGGTTCCAGGTGActttcctgtttctgtcctgCTTAACTCTGTTAAGCCAAAGCCAGGCTGAAGATCGAGCCTCCCTCCGCCGCTCCAATGACCCTACTGGACGCTGCCACTACACCTTCACCGTGGCCAGTCCAGAGGAGTCCAGTTGTTCTGGAGGCAGCGTTAAACCAGAGATGGATGGAGTCTTGTCCCGGCTCACCCTACTGGAGGCTTTAGTCAGCCGGCTGATAGCAGGAGTGGATGGAGGCACTGGGACTGGGATCAAATCTAATGGGGAAGAGGGTCTCCAGGAAGCTTATGCCCAGGTTACAAGGGAAAgaaaccagctgcagcaggacaagGAGCGTCTGAACAAGCAGATCCAGGAGCTGCAGAAGAGGTTGGGCAAGTTGAGCCAGGAAGCAGAGAGCCTCAGGCAGAAGCCTtgccagcaaacacacacctcagggGGGGCTCAGCGTGAAAGCAGACCTGCCAGTG ACCCTGCACATGATTTCAGGAATGGGGCGTATCAGGAGATGAAAGCTGAGGTGACAGAGGTTCCAGCATCCCACCTCATTCCTGAAGGAAATCACAACTtcacag GCTGTGGAGAGCTGCTGTCAGTGGGAGAGCCTGTGTTGCACAGGAAGGCTGACAGCATCACAGGTAAATATGGAGTGTGGCTGCAGGATCCCGAGCCTCAGGGCCCTTATTATACCAACAAGACTGTGTGGCGTATCAACGCAGTGGGCAAAGACGTCCGTCAGCTCTTTGCTTACGAAGACATGGATCAGTTCACCCGAGGATTCCCTATGAAGGTCCTGGTCCTGCCGGAGCCTGTGGAAAGCACAGGGGCAACCATATACCGTGGGTCGCTCTACTACCAGCGCAAACGCAGCCATACCCTGATCCGCTACGACTTGGCCTCTGAGAGCCTGGCATCACGTCTAGACCTGCCTCACGCTGGCTTCCATGGCCAGTACCCTTACTCCTGGGGAGGCTACACCGACATCGACCTGGCAGTGGATGAACAAGGCTTGTGGGCTATCTACAGCACCAGCAAGGCAAAAGGTGCCATTGTGATTTCCCAACTGGACCCAGAGAGCCTGGAAGTGAAGAAGAGCTGGGAGACCAACATCAGGAAGAACACAGTGGCCAATGCTTTCATGGTGTGTGGACGTCTGTACACTGTGGCCAGCTACACCGCACCCAACACCACCATCAACTATGTGTTTGACACAGCCACGAGCGAGGGGCGGGCGGTCGCTGTGCCCTTCAAGAACAAGTACCGTTACAACAGCATGTTGGACTATAACCACGCCCACAGGAAGCTGTACGCCTGGGACAACTTCCACATGGTCACCTATGACATCAGACTGGGGAGGTCCAGCCATGGCATCAGCTaa
- the LOC121193547 gene encoding phospholipid phosphatase 6-like: MSLPASRRNSCRGNACGSRASSECHARRRGSSCSYFSSGAQTEDFSVSLSQPMFTITLRFLLAIDLWLSKRLGVCACEESPWGSIRPLVRLVELSGHVIPWLIGTLYTLLRGETVTEQEIMLNLALALLLDLLLVRVVKSLVRRRRPAQSRSDILSTFFVERYSFPSGHATRAAMCARFLLAQLVDTASMRVLVVGWAALVSLSRLLLARHYVTDVGFGLAMGYCQYSLVERLWVTWDCLQDILLMRLRERLNRAYGELWMADWKH; this comes from the exons ATGTCCTTACCAGCGTCCAGACGGAATAGCTGTCGTGGAAATGCGTGTGGAAGCCGCGCGTCATCTGAGTGCCATGCCCGCCGCCGGGGCTCCAGCTGCTCTTACTTTTCCTCCGGCGCTCAAACCGAAGACTTTTCCGTCAGTCTGAGTCAGCCCATGTTCACCATAACGCTCCGGTTTTTGCTGGCCATAGATCTGTGGTTGTCCAAGCGGCTCGGGGTGTGCGCCTGTGAGGAGTCTCCGTGGGGCAGCATACGACCCTTGGTGCGGCTGGTGGAGTTGTCCGGGCATGTCATACCGTGGCTCATCGGCACTCTGTACACTCTGCTCCGTGGAGAGACGGTGACGGAGCAGGAGATCATGCTGAATTTGGCCCTCG CTCTGCTCTTGGATCTGCTGTTGGTCAGAGTTGTGAAGTCTCTGGTCAGACGTCGAAGGCCTGCCCAGAGCCGCTCTGACATCCTCTCCACCTTCTTTGTGGAGCGTTACTCCTTCCCTTCGGGCCATGCCACACGGGCGGCCATGTGCGCCCGGTTCCTCCTAGCCCAGCTGGTGGACACAGCCTCCATGCGGGTCCTGGTGGTCGGGTGGGCCGCTCTGGTGAGCCTGTCCCGGCTTCTGCTCGCCAGACACTATGTGACAGATGTAGGCTTTGGCTTGGCTATGGGTTACTGCCAGTATAGCTTGGTGGAAAGGCTGTGGGTGACCTGGGACTGTCTCCAGGACATACTGCTCATGCGACTGCGAGAGAGACTCAACAGGGCCTATGGCGAACTATGGATGGCTGACTGGAAGCATTAG
- the LOC121193549 gene encoding peroxiredoxin-6-like: MPGLLLGDVFPDFEAETTAGRIKLHEFLGDSWGILFSHPRDYTPVCTTELGRVARLSSEFSKRSVKTIALSIDCLEDHHGWTKDILVYNCEESGCCSLPFPIIADSKRELAVALGMLDPDEKDKDGMPLTARCVFIIGPDKRLKLSLLYPATTGRNFDEILRVVDSLQLTASKRVATPVDWKPGDCVMVPPSMSEEEAASLFPAGVYTKDLPSGKKYLRYTPQP; this comes from the exons ATGCCAGGACTTCTGCTCGGAGATGTATTTCCGGATTTCGAGGCAGAGACCACCGCTGGCAGAATTAAACTACATGAATTTCTCGGTGATTC ATGGGGAATCTTGTTCTCCCACCCCAGAGACTACACCCCTGTGTGCACCACAGAGCTGGGACGAGTTGCCAGACTGAGCAGCGAGTTCAGCAAGCGCAGCGTCAAAACGATCGCCCTGTCCATCGACTGCCTGGAGGATCACCATGGATGGACCAAG GACATCCTGGTGTACAACTGTGAGGAGTCTGGCTGCTGCTCGCTGCCCTTTCCCATCATAGCGGACAGTAAACGGGAGCTGGCAGTTGCCCTGGGCATGCTGGACCCAGATGAGAAGGACAAAGATGGCATGCCGCTCACTGCCCGCTGT GTGTTTATCATCGGCCCAGATAAAAGGCTGAAACTGTCACTGCTCTACCCCGCCACCACAGGACGCAATTTTGATGAGATCTTGCGGGTGGTGGATTCGCTCCAGCTCACAGCATCGAAAAGGGTGGCCACACCCGTAGACTGGAAG cctGGAGATTGTGTGATGGTTCCTCCGAGCATGTCCGAGGAGGAGGCTGCCTCTCTGTTTCCAGCCGGCGTCTACACCAAAGACCTGCCCTCTGGCAAGAAGTACCTGCGCTACACACCCCAaccataa
- the fggy gene encoding FGGY carbohydrate kinase domain-containing protein has protein sequence MAEVYYVGVDVGTASVRAALVTRDGLLKSTAEEPISIWEPQTDHYVQSSTEIWEKCCTVVKKVTQGVERNQVRGVGFDATCSLVVLDQSFQPVPVCQNGDRQRNVVMWMDHRAAEQAVRINDTGHKVLSRVGGVMSPEMQPPKLLWLKENLKEICWDKAAHFFDLPDFLSWKATGSLTRSLCTLVCKWTYCPPKGWDASFWASIGLEDLLENNFSKIGNVTCSPGSPLGHGLTQEAAADLGLDPGIAVGASLIDAHAGGLGVIGANVKGFNLPCEDQPITARMAMICGTSTCHMAISEQPLFVPGVWGPCLSAMVPGLWLNEGGQSATGRLIDHMVKGHAAYTQLQEQAQQRFPFIGENIYSYLNSHLSLMANSSTAVDLLGSSLHVWPDFHGNRSPLADPTLKGMVIGLSLSQTLDDLALLYLATIQALALGTLHILDAMKEAGHDIRTLFLCGGLSKNCLFVQIHANATGLPVVLPDQAEAVLIGAAVLGACASQDYSTIQEAMEKMAKVGKVVQPDHKLQGFYERKYKVFQRLFAHQREYQTLMNHR, from the exons ATGGCAGAGGTCTATTATGTTGGAGTGGACGTGGGCACTGCCAGTGTGAGGGCTGCACTGGTGACCAGAGATGGCCTCCTGAAGAGCACTGCAGAGGAGCCCATCAGCATCTGGGAGCCCCAGACTGACCACTATGTCCAGTCCTCCACTGAGATCTGGGAGAAATGCTGCACAGTTGTGAAG AAAGTTACCCAGGGTGTGGAGAGGAACCAGGTTCGTGGTGTTGGTTTTGATGCCACCTGCTCTCTAGTGGTTTTGGACCAAAGCTTCCAGCCTGTGCCAGTCTGTCAGAACG GTGACAGACAAAGGAACGTGGTGATGTGGATGGACCATCGTGCTGCGGAGCAGGCCGTCCGTATAAACGACACCGGCCACAAGGTCCTGAGCAGGGTGGGAGGGGTCATGTCACCTGAGATGCAGCCCCCTAAGCTGCTCTGGCTCAAAGAG AATCTAAAAGAAATCTGCTGGGACAAAGCTGCTCACTTTTTTGACCTGCCAGACTTCCTGTCTTGGAAAGCAACAGGCTCTTTGACAAG ATCTTTATGTACTCTGGTGTGTAAATGGACATATTGCCCTCCAAAGGGATGGGATGCCAGCTTTTGGGCTAGCATTGGACTGGAGGACCTCCTGGAAAATAACTTTTCCAAAATAG GCAACGTGACGTGTTCTCCAGGGAGCCCACTGGGACACGGCCTCACccaggaggcagcagcagatttGGGTTTGGACCCAGGAATTGCAGTTGGTGCTTCTCTCATTGATGCTCATGCTGGAGGCCTAG GTGTGATAGGTGCAAATGTAAAAGGCTTTAACTTGCCATGTGAGGACCAGCCGATCACCGCACGCATGGCGATGATCTGCGGGACATCAACCTGTCACATGGCG ATCAGCGAGCAGCCTCTGTTTGTGCCGGGGGTGTGGGGACCCTGCCTGTCTGCTATGGTGCCTGGCTTGTGGCTCAACGAGGGAGGACAGAGTGCTACAGGACGGCTG atTGACCACATGGTGAAGGGCCACGCTGCCTACACCCAGCTCCAGGAACAGGCACAGCAGAG ATTTCCCTTCATAGGCGAGAACATCTACAGCTACCTGAACAGCCACCTGAGTTTAATGGCTAACTCGAGCACCGCTGTTGACCTGCTGGGATCCAGTCTTCACGTGTGGCCGGACTTCCATGGGAACAGGTCTCCTCTGGCTGATCCCACATTGAAGGGCATG GTGATTGGACTGTCTCTCTCCCAAACTTTGGATGACTTGGCTCTGCTCTATTTGGCCACTATACAAGCCCTCGCT CTTGGTACTCTTCATATTCTGGACGCCATGAAAGAAGCAGGACATGACATCAGAACCCTCTTCCTGTGTGGAGGACTGAGCAAAAACTGCTTGTTTGTGCAGATTCACGCCAATGCTACAG GATTGCCTGTGGTGCTGCCAGACCAGGCAGAGGCTGTGTTAATAGGAGCAGCAGTCTTGGGTGCATGTGCATCACAGGACTACAGCACAATACAG GAGGCAATGGAGAAAATGGCTAAAGTGGGGAAAGTTGTTCAGCCTGACCATAAACTCCAGGG CTTCTATGAGAGGAAATACAAGGTGTTCCAGCGACTCTTTGCCCACCAGAGGGAGTACCAGACCCTTATGAACCACAGATGA